One Drosophila willistoni isolate 14030-0811.24 chromosome 2R unlocalized genomic scaffold, UCI_dwil_1.1 Seg167, whole genome shotgun sequence DNA segment encodes these proteins:
- the LOC6643971 gene encoding E3 ubiquitin-protein ligase lubel isoform X5, with amino-acid sequence MTTQQLLNKNVRTMPSWVTEASQRIGPKPPPLPPNAQNGSNGTILPKAPALPPKSKDTPEPDYEVIEFSNQQQYSNEPMKTTIVRTKTPDNKLKCTLCGSQNPWVTCEECAGQIFCASCDDMFHKHPKRKQHIRKAVQQATPPIPPKVQGGPTPPVAPPRRSKRGLLTPFLGRKDQMLPPPSPTPSHRSTSAWRGGVQPPLPPHSSSSTMNNRPLPDPPRTPMSEGGGSSRSETPKSVFDTIQRPPSVQLEKIKTKASATLDRMAILQQRYRQQKAQQDLRASEQNLFNGVNFEHWSNISPSPSHFRSGSMSSGLNSSHFDLSDDSHHNFHNSLQQQMLLQQRQAAGNQRRQMSTSVFNLNTTNRRPLQETPQNGANSAAWLANQRMQQAQSMAQLNCAGCQHQQQNRQMQHPDDWSQFGSQQQFNHSNLSLNVGPGYLNQQHPSHYPHPPPVFMTQRGMMPNMYPGPGYPLMHPGVMGMPPPRASSRPRYAASPTPSRKSLSMRRKRSSYVDDELTDDEDSDQDDRRSLVSNRSGMTSASRSHHHHHQQQPPHHHQQRQRRLSSASQLINHNDDIDGNRHHQPKVRERRGSIAKSVQSEWLPERRDSTDELGEGNETLKRSQVDPPKTSRIYSDLESEGSGARALVQAKIQQKLQEADQHKAKKASQHKHKPEMKDENTQAAAVVQKVAPHAAAKEESASEYEEIVEEVTATESEPEQAQPSQPDNIEADAEADELGPPPSTPDHEWECEFCTFVNEPNIKICSICCKTPSKPPQPTKNAVKTESKPVPHVEIPKPKEIVNQKQQPQTNVVRKPSIKSSQKPTEKIASPAKTKSSATTSTATASTSTAKKLSSPPKPTLKTSSENESDNSLAKGFLHKESVENIWNTLDESIQAQAEQVLKKAQKVSTSCGGTPPREIPVEKPIVDTSREMGTSPPPQSISTQTYEALPLSPQVESPTVSNATVVRESPGKMERRPHYRSNSQLPQEHERYRSANDLRYANEGFGMDYYGNSGQVTRRPNFINDLRLLQHQTSSPFDMPVEPSFNLKHEPARDPETEMHIILKELELYKFTVEELEAALKYCAPDTHPIQWLRENWHKLIQTVQSLSTKYGQERGENTIGSISQNEAREALRCSSGNVWQAVADCIQQRQQKYRRLAAKGNFLRDDIVNALTAHQGNVEQALLELNRTQLKPFLMRIWGSPNGVENESVPAIDMKSGSEANESTETAVIPDVGVIQAETHSVVADVPESSTEAIAVEDVMDVETEDPVEVPTPLPLTPAPPIIDSESRPMELPVETVLEEPKKVKASSPTKTSSKQKTLTTEPVASTSTQSPSTITPKTGKSSISKIPKPTTNETPNTTNRKLPLRSKSFSAPMGISSVKRMQQEYLQKQQSIKSTAVPVALSSRVPLRSSPAAKKSITEAISRFNTQSQQDGPSTSGAAAAAALLKPRSQPRIPKKKYHETCFSDDDYETSATEEEDHEDAAEPLRAELLKRKLSMPVFRAYASLQEPVIEEPAVLARKYVEMEKVSNLAEAQIAATLVNMKFQEDVALWAAKECSDLDQAIAMLQQDCELCMNTYPMNQIVSMLKCTHKCCKQCAKTYFTVQITDRSINDCNCPFCKLPELSNEVEHEDEHLEYFSNLDIFLKSILDNDVHELFQRKLRDRSLLQDPNFKWCIQCSSGFFARPKQKRLICPDCGSVTCAQCRKPWERQHEGSTCEAYLEWHRENDPELQAQGVQEHLAQNGIDCPKCKFRYSLARGGCMHFTCTQCKFEFCYGCARPFMMGAKCNISPYCAKLGLHAHHPRNCLFYLRDKIPLQLQFLLKEQKVKFDTEAKEDVKNEPSSSRKARASAKCPIPLQKETPQGLVDTVCNSEVPDKHAGMCRTHYVEYLAGKVAKAGIDPLPIFDLTDCVQELRRRGIALPERGPWDTDEIYKNMCSEVIKQHIPLKSA; translated from the exons ATGACGACACAACAATTGCTCAATAAGAATGTTCGCACAATGCCATCATGGGTG ACCGAAGCCAGTCAGCGCATTGGACCAAAACCACCGCCACTTCCCCCAAATgctcaaaatggcagcaatGGAACCATTTTACCAAAGGCCCCAGCACTACCACCAAAGTCAAAGGACACACCAGAGCCAGATTATGAAGTAATTGAGTTTTCAAATCAACAGCAATATTCCAATGAACCAATGAAAACAACAATAGTTAGAACCAAAACGCCAG acaacaaattgaaatgcacATTGTGCGGCTCTCAGAATCCTTGGGTAACCTGTGAGGAGTGTGCTGGACAAATATTTTGTGCCTCATGTGATGACATGTTCCACAAGCATCCCAAGCGTAAGCAACATATCCGTAAG GCCGTTCAGCAGGCCACTCCACCGATACCGCCAAAAGTACAAGGTGGACCCACTCCACCTGTAGCCCCTCCGCGACGCAGTAAACGTGGTTTACTCACACCATTTCTTGGCCGCAAGGATCAG ATGCTACCACCGCCCTCGCCGACTCCGTCGCATAGGTCAACTAGCGCCTGGCGTGGTGGGGTTCAACCTCCGCTTCCTCCTCATTCCTCGTCTTCAACAATGAACAATCGCCCTCTGCCCGATCCTCCCAGAACACCAATGAGTGAAGGTGGCGGCTCCTCAAGATCAGAGACACCGAAATCTGTATTCGATACCATACAACGACCGCCATCCGTGCAGCTGGAGAAGATCAAGACAAAGGCTAGCGCCACGCTGGATCGCATGGCCATACTTCAGCAGCGATATCGCCAGCAAAAGGCTCAACAGGATCTAAGAGCCAGCGAACAG AACTTGTTTAATGGCGTCAACTTTGAGCATTGGTCAAACATTTCACCATCGCCCTCGCATTTTCGTTCTGGCAGCATGTCATCTGGTTTGAATTCATCACATTTTGATCTATCGGATGATTCTCATCACAATTTTCACAATTccctacaacaacaaatgttACTACAACAACGACAGGCAGCTGGCAATCAGCGTCGTCAGATGAGCACTTCAGTCTTTAATTTGAACACAACAAATCGACGTCCACTCCAGGAAACACCACAAAATGGTGCAAACAGTGCCGCCTGGTTGGCCAATCAGCGAATGCAACAG GCACAATCGATGGCCCAGTTAAATTGTGCTGGTTGTCAGCATCAACAACAGAATCGTCAGATGCAGCATCCCGATGATTGGTCTCAATTCGGATCACAACAGCAGTTCAATCACTCGAATCTGTCCTTAAATGTGGGTCCTGGCTATTTAAATCAACAACATCCCTCTCACTATCCACATCCTCCGCCCGTTTTCATGACACAAAGAGGTATGATGCCAAATATGTACCCAGGTCCTGGCTATCCTCTTATGCATCCAG GTGTCATGGGTATGCCACCGCCACGTGCCTCTTCTAGGCCTCGTTATGCAGCTTCTCCCACACCGAGTCGCAAATCCCTTTCCATGCGACGCAAACGCAGCAGTTATGTGGATGATGAACTAACCGATGATGAAGATTCCGATCAGGATGATCGTCGCTCATTGGTTTCAAATCGTTCGGGAATGACAAGTGCTTCACGTTcccaccatcatcatcatcagcagcaaccTCCGCACCATCATCAACAGCGACAAAGACGTTTATCCAGTGCCTCACAGCTAATTAATCATAATGATGACATTGATGGCAATCGACATCATCAGCCAAAAGTTCGCGAACGACGTGGTTCTATAGCAAAGTCTGTACAGAGTGAATGGCTACCTGAACGCCGGGACTCAACAGACGAACTGGGAGAAGGTAATGAAACCTTAAAGAGATCTCAAGTAGACCCACCAAAAACAAGCCGCATCTATTCGGATCTTGAATCAGAGGGATCCGGGGCACGAGCTCTGGTCCAGGCTAAAATTCAACAGAAACTACAAGAAGCCGATCAGCACAAGGCCAAAAAGGCCTCCCAGCACAAACACAAGCCAGAAATGAAAGATGAAAACACCCAAGCAGCTGCCGTAGTGCAAAAAGTTGCACCACACGCAGCTGCCAAAGAAGAAAGCGCCTCGGAATATGAAGAGATTGTGGAGGAGGTTACCGCCACAGAGAGTGAGCCAGAGCAGGCACAGCCCAGCCAACCAGATAATATTGAAGCTGATGCTGAGGCCGATGAACTAGGTCCACCACCTTCTACGCCAGATCATGAATGGGAATGTGAATTTTGTACTTTTGTCAACGAaccaaatattaaaatttgttcCATATGCTGCAAGACGCCCTCTAAGCCGCCACAGCCTACAAAAAACGCAGTTAAAACAGAATCCAAGCCCGTGCCTCATGTAGAAATACCTAAGCCCAAAGAAATTGTTAATCAAAAACAGCAACCACAGACAAATGTAGTGAGAAAACCCTCCATTAAATCCTCACAGAAGCCCACAGAGAAAATTGCTAGCCCGGCAAAGACAAAGTCCAGTGCCACGACATCAACTGCAACTGCATCAACCAGTACAGCAAAAAAACTCTCGTCTCCACCAAAGCCAACACTGAAAACTTCATCGGAAAATGAAAGCGATAACTCTTTGGCCAAGGGGTTCCTGCATAAAG AATCCGTTGAGAATATTTGGAATACACTAGATGAGAGCATTCAAGCCCAGGCCGAACAGGTTTTAAAAAAGGCCCAAAAAGTGTCTACTAGTTGTGGTGGCACCCCACCTAGAGAGATACCAGTTGAGAAACCAATTGTGGACACATCCCGCGAAATGGGCACCTCGCCACCACCTCAAAGCATATCGACACAA ACCTATGAGGCTCTACCTCTTAGCCCACAAGTGGAGAGCCCAACTGTAAGCAATGCCACAGTTGTACGGGAATCTCCAGGAAAAATGGAGCGACGTCCTCATTATCGCAGTAATTCACAATTGCCACAGGAGCATGAACGCTATCGCAGTGCCAACGATTTGAGATATGCCAATGAAGGCTTCGGCATGGACTACTACGGCAATTCCGGTCAAGTGACTAGACGGCCAAATTTCATTAACGATTTGAGGTTGCTTCAGCAT cAAACTTCTTCACCCTTCGATATGCCTGTGGAACCGTCATTTAATCTCAAACATGAACCAGCTCGAGATCCGGAAACAGAAATGCATATCATTCTAAAAGAGCTTGAGCTGTATAAGTTTACGGTAGAGGAATTGGAAGCAGCTCTCAAGTATTGTGCACCCGATACACATCCGATTCAGTGGCTCAGAGAGAATTGGCACAAGTTGATCCAAACAGTGCAGAGTCTGTCAACTAAATATGGTCAGGAGAGAGGTGAAAATACCATAGGAAGCATATCACAAAATGAAGCACGCGAAGCCCTGAGATGTTCCAGTGGAAATGTCTGGCAGGCTGTAGCGGATTGCATACAACAGAGGCAGCAAAAGTATCGCAGACTCGCAGCGAAGGGTAACTTTCTGCGGGACGACATTGTGAATGCTCTAACAGCACATCAAGGTAATGTGGAGCAGGctcttttggaattgaatcGTACACAGCTTAAACCATTTCTAATGCGCATCTGGGGCTCACCAAATGGCGTGGAGAACGAGAGTGTTCCAGCCATAGATATGAAATCGG GAAGTGAAGCAAACGAATCAACTGAAACTGCTGTCATCCCGGATGTTGGGGTAATACAAGCTGAAACACATTCAGTTGTTGCAGACGTTCCCGAAAGCTCAACAGAGGCAATTGCTGTTGAAGATGTCATGGATGTAGAGACAGAAGATCCAGTCGAAGTACCCACTCCCCTACCCCTTACCCCAGCACCACCCATAATTGATTCCGAGTCCCGACCGATGGAACTGCCAGTCGAAACAGTATTGGAAGAGCCCAAAAAGGTAAAAGCCTCTTCtccaacaaaaacaagcaGCAAACAGAAGACACTCACTACAGAACCAGTAGCCAGCACCTCCACTCAAAGTCCCAGTACAATTACACCCAAGACTGGCAAGTCCTCGATAAGTAAGATACCCAAACCCACTACAAATGAGACACCCAACACCACAAACAGAAAACTACCGCTGCGTTCCAAGTCCTTTTCGGCTCCCATGGGTATATCCTCGGTGAAGCGTATGCAGCAGGAGTATCTCCAAAAGCAGCAAAGTATTAAGAGTACCGCGGTACCAGTCGCATTATCCAGTCGTGTTCCTCTGAGAAGCAGCCCAGCAGCAAAGAAGTCCATCACAGAGGCCATCAGTCGTTTTAACACGCAGTCCCAACAAGATGGTCCCTCAACAAGTGgtgcagctgcagcagcggcCTTGCTTAAACCTCGTTCTCAGCCCCGTATTCCCAAAAAGAAATACCACGAGACATGTTTCTCTGATGATGATTACGAGACCTCAGCCACCGAGGAAGAAGATCACGAAGACGCTGCTGAACCTTTGAGGGCAGAGTTGCTTAAGCGTAAACTCAGTATGCCTGTATTTCGGGCATATGCCAGCCTTCAAGAGCCAGTTATAGAGGAACCAGCG GTTTTGGCCAGAAAATATGTGGAAATGGAGAAGGTTTCCAATTTGGCAGAAGCTCAAATCGCTGCCACTTTGGTCAATATGAAATTCCAAGAAGATGTTGCCTTATGGGCAGCCAAAGAATGTTCCGACTTGGACCAAGCGATTGCCATGCTGCAGCAGGATTGTGAATTGTGTATGAATACCTATCCAATGAATCAAATTGTATCCATGCTAAAGTGCACCCACAAATGCTGTAAACAATGCGCCAAAACTTATTTCACAGTGCAG ATCACCGATCGCTCTATCAATGATTGCAATTGCCCATTCTGCAAGTTACCAGAACTTAGTAACGAAGTGGAACATGAGGATGAGCACCTCGAGTATTTTTCCAATTTGGACATCTTTCTCAAGAGTATCTTGGACAATGATGTCCATGAATTGTTTCAGCGCAAACTGAGAGATCGCTCTCTCCTACAAGATCCCAATTTTAAGTGGTGTATTCAATGTTCGTCGGGCTTCTTTGCGCGACCCAAGCAGAAGCGTTTGATATGTCCAGATTGTGGATCAGTTACCTGTGCCCAGTGTCGTAAGCCCTGGGAGCGACAGCATGAGGGTAGCACCTGTGAGGCATATTTGGAGTGGCACCGAGAGAATGATCCCGAACTGCAGGCACAGGGTGTGCAGGAACACTTGGCTCAGAATGGTATCGATTGTCCCAAGTGCAAATTTCGATACTCACTTGCAAG GGGCGGTTGCATGCATTTCACTTGCACTCAGTGCAAATTTGAATTCTGTTACGGCTGTGCCAGACCCTTTATGATGGGCGCCAAATGTAATATCTCACCGTATTGTGCCAAATTGGGTCTTCATGCCCATCATCCGCGGAACTGTTTGTTTTACCTGCGCGACAAAATTCCCCTGCAATTACAATTCTTGCTCAAAGAACAAAAGGTTAAATTCGATACAGAAGCCAAAGAAGATGTAAAGAATGAGCCGAGCAGTTCTAGAAAGGCTAGAGCATCGGCCAAGTGTCCCATACCATTACAAAAAGAGACTCCTCAGGGTCTAGTGGATACAGTCTGTAATAGCGAAGTACCGGATAAACATGCGGGCATGTGTCG AACACACTACGTAGAGTATTTGGCTGGCAAAGTGGCGAAAGCTGGCATCGATCCTTTGCCCATTTTTGATCTAACCGATTGTGTTCAAGAGCTGCGCCGACGAGGCATTGCCCTGCCAGAACGTGGCCCCTGGGATACTGATGAGATCTATAAGAATATGTGCAGTGAG GTAATCAAACAGCATATACCATTAAAATCGGCCTGA